One genomic window of Arachis stenosperma cultivar V10309 chromosome 10, arast.V10309.gnm1.PFL2, whole genome shotgun sequence includes the following:
- the LOC130955907 gene encoding enhancer of rudimentary homolog — protein sequence MSNRHTIILIQSSHNRATRTFMDFESVTQAMDGICALYERKLKELNPAIRNFSYDIADLYNFMDGLADMSALVYDHSIHAYMPHDRQWIKQRTLRHLKKFAH from the exons ATG TCAAATCGCCACACCATCATTCTAATTCAGAGCTCTCACAACAGAGCAACCCGAACTTTCATGGATTTCGAATCAGTCACTCAGGCCATGGATG GTATATGTGCATTGTATGAGAGGAAACTGAAGGAGTTAAATCCAGCTATTCGAAATTTCTCTTATGATATTGCAGATCTCTACAACTTTATGGATGGTCTTGCAGACATGAGTGCTCTTGT CTATGATCATTCCATTCACGCTTACATGCCACATGATCGACAGTGGATTAAGCAAAGAACATTGCGACATTTGAAGAAATTTGCACATTGA
- the LOC130955906 gene encoding uncharacterized protein LOC130955906 isoform X2 — MGSQVASTNDRSRMHWTPSMERYFIDVMLEHVQRGNRVGYTFNKHAWSDMLARFNAKFGSQCDKDVLKSRYSSLWKQFHDVKNILCHAGFSWDAARQMVVADDVFWDEYLKTQTDARCYRTKPVLNFDDLCVIYSHTSADGRYSLSSHDACVNSEVQRGDGMGSNAVLNSGLRTDWSASMDQYFIELLLDQLSRGNIINHQFSKKAWTDMLDMFKAKFGSHFCKRILKNRLKKLLKYYCDITNLLKQGFLWDDQQQMIAADESVWDAYVKAHPHARTYRLKILPNYRDLELIFRNVSDDEISNLHQEQNHDVTSGKKAGEGKGCRNPSGSDRTRTYWTPPMDQCLIDLLLKQVKSGNRLGQTFITQAWNDMITSFNAQFKSQCDKEVLKNRYKHLRKQFNDVNNLLQQSGFSWDDKREIVAAQDHVWHAYIKVHPEARSLRVKTLPGYRKLCVIFGEECSGTRYIQLSRNADPSCEMPMSIADWTESKECCFIDLMIEQVNRRNMIGNLFNEQAWTHMTEAFCAKFGHQYDKQFLVDQYLCLMKLHDDIGDLLSHDGFAWDETLQIIVAENDTWDAYIKDHPDAISYRNRILYLYNDLCKVFGNIVSDARVSSQEQLHLMDANDIAIEMDMDGNLVVSDNTEILSQDRRVSNDEMDMVGISGNLNVTSNNGISNQDTERPREMDINGRSGDLAVTGKRNKMDTNGLCRKPQHVKKRPRAKATDSRPPKKNMRVKEALSEMASAVKSLMNNKERNDCNSPLENALSELQAMPDIDDELVMDACDLLEDERMAKIFLALDISLRKKWLLRKLRQ; from the exons ATGGGTAGCCAAGTTGCTTCAACCAATGATCGTTCAAGGATGCATTGGACCCCATCAATGGAACGTTATTTTATTGATGTTATGTTGGAGCATGTGCAAAGAGGGAATAGAGTTGGATACACCTTCAACAAGCATGCTTGGAGTGACATGCTGGCAAGGTTCAATGCCAAATTCGGTTCCCAATGTGACAAGGATGTGTTGAAGTCTCGGTATTCTAGTTTGTGGAAGCAGTTCCATGATGTCAAGAACATTCTTTGTCATGCTGGTTTTTCATGGGATGCTGCAAGGCAAATGGTGGTGGCTGATGATGTTTTTTGGGATGAGTACCTCAAGACTCAAACTGATGCAAGATGTTACAGGACAAAACCAGTGCTGAATTTTGATGATTTGTGTGTGATATATAGtcatacaagtgctgatggaAGGTATAGTTTATCAAGCCATGATGCATGTGTTAATTCTGAAGTTCAAAGAG GTGATGGAATGGGAAGCAATGCTGTATTGAATAGTGGTCTGAGAACAGATTGGAGTGCTTCAATGGACCAGTATTTTATAGAGCTTTTGCTTGATCAACTGAGCAGGGGCAACATAATCAATCATCAGTTCAGTAAAAAGGCTTGGACAGATATGCTTGACATGTTTAAGGCTAAATTTGGCTCTCACTTTTGTAAGAGGATTTTGAAGAATCGACTGAAGAAACTGTTGAAGTATTACTGCGACATAACAAACCTTTTAAAACAAGGATTTTTATGGGATGATCAACAACAAATGATTGCTGCTGATGAAAGTGTCTGGGATGCTTATGTCAAG GCACATCCACATGCACGAACATATAGATTGAAAATTTTGCCAAACTATCGTGatttagaattaatattcagaAATGTATCTGATGATGAGATCAGTAATTTGCATCAGGAACAAAATCATGACGTGACATCAGGAAAAAAGGCTG GTGAAGGAAAAGGATGCCGCAATCCTAGTGGATCTGATCGTACTAGAACATATTGGACACCACCAATGGATCAATGCCTTATTGACTTGTTATTAAAGCAGGTCAAAAGTGGAAACAGGCTTGGGCAGACATTCATTACCCAGGCTTGGAATGACATGATTACCTCAttcaatgcacaattcaaatCTCAATGTGACAAAGAAGTTCTGAAGAATCGTTACAAACATTTGAGGAAACAGTTTAATGATGTGAACAATCTTCTTCAGCAGAGTGGGTTCTCATGGGATGATAAGAGAGAAATAGTTGCTGCACAGGATCATGTTTGGCATGCTTATATAAAG GTACATCCTGAAGCTCGATCACTAAGAGTTAAAACTTTGCCAGGCTATCGCAAACTGTGTGTTATATTTGGAGAGGAATGCTCTGGTACAAGATATATCCAGTTATCGCGCAATGCAGACCCCAGTTGTGAAATGCCAATGTCGATAGCAG ATTGGACGGAATCAAAGGAATGCTGTTTTATTGACCTTATGATTGAGCAAGTAAATAGAAGAAATATGATTGGAAACTTGTTCAATGAGCAAGCTTGGACTCATATGACTGAAGCATTTTGCGCTAAATTCGGACATCAGTATGACAAGCAGTTTCTAGTGGATCAATATCTCTGCTTGATGAAACTACATGATGACATTGGCGATCTTCTCAGTCATGATGGATTTGCATGGGATGAAACCCTACAAATTATAGTTGCCGAAAATGATACATGGGATGCATACATTAAG GATCACCCAGATGCCATCTCATATAGAAACAGGATTTTGTATCTTTACAATGATCTGTGCAAGGTATTTGGAAACATTGTGTCAGATGCGAGAGTGAGTTCTCAGGAGCAACTTCACCTGATGGATGCAAATGACATTGCCATTGAAATGGATATGGATGGAAACTTGGTTGTGAGTGACAACACTGAAATATTAAGTCAAGATAGAAGAGTTTCAAATGATGAAATGGATATGGTTGGAATATCAGGGAATTTGAATGTGACTAGTAACAATGGAATATCAAACCAAGATACAGAAAGGCCAAGGGAAATGGATATAAATGGAAGATCTGGAGATTTGGCTGTGACtggaaaaagaaacaaaatggaTACAAATGGATTGTGTCGAAAACCACAGCATGTTAAGAAAAGGCCGAGGGCAAAGGCAACGGACTCTAGACCtcccaagaagaacatgagagTAAAAGAAGCATTGTCTGAGATGGCAAGTGCTGTGAAGTCATTGATGAACAACAAAGAGAGAAACGACTGTAATTCCCCATTGGAGAATGCTTTGAGTGAACTTCAAGCTATGCCTGACATCGATGACGAGCTGGTAATGGATGCATGTGATCTATTGGAGGATGAGAGAATGGCCAAGATATTTCTAGCCTTGGATATCTCTttgaggaagaagtggttgctTAGAAAGCTTCGTCAGTAA
- the LOC130955906 gene encoding uncharacterized protein LOC130955906 isoform X1, giving the protein MGSQVASTNDRSRMHWTPSMERYFIDVMLEHVQRGNRVGYTFNKHAWSDMLARFNAKFGSQCDKDVLKSRYSSLWKQFHDVKNILCHAGFSWDAARQMVVADDVFWDEYLKTQTDARCYRTKPVLNFDDLCVIYSHTSADGRYSLSSHDACVNSEVQRGDGMGSNAVLNSGLRTDWSASMDQYFIELLLDQLSRGNIINHQFSKKAWTDMLDMFKAKFGSHFCKRILKNRLKKLLKYYCDITNLLKQGFLWDDQQQMIAADESVWDAYVKAHPHARTYRLKILPNYRDLELIFRNVSDDEISNLHQEQNHDVTSGKKAGEGKGCRNPSGSDRTRTYWTPPMDQCLIDLLLKQVKSGNRLGQTFITQAWNDMITSFNAQFKSQCDKEVLKNRYKHLRKQFNDVNNLLQQSGFSWDDKREIVAAQDHVWHAYIKVHPEARSLRVKTLPGYRKLCVIFGEECSGTRYIQLSRNADPSCEMPMSIAGEQKNSTPHGVCGAASTIDWTESKECCFIDLMIEQVNRRNMIGNLFNEQAWTHMTEAFCAKFGHQYDKQFLVDQYLCLMKLHDDIGDLLSHDGFAWDETLQIIVAENDTWDAYIKDHPDAISYRNRILYLYNDLCKVFGNIVSDARVSSQEQLHLMDANDIAIEMDMDGNLVVSDNTEILSQDRRVSNDEMDMVGISGNLNVTSNNGISNQDTERPREMDINGRSGDLAVTGKRNKMDTNGLCRKPQHVKKRPRAKATDSRPPKKNMRVKEALSEMASAVKSLMNNKERNDCNSPLENALSELQAMPDIDDELVMDACDLLEDERMAKIFLALDISLRKKWLLRKLRQ; this is encoded by the exons ATGGGTAGCCAAGTTGCTTCAACCAATGATCGTTCAAGGATGCATTGGACCCCATCAATGGAACGTTATTTTATTGATGTTATGTTGGAGCATGTGCAAAGAGGGAATAGAGTTGGATACACCTTCAACAAGCATGCTTGGAGTGACATGCTGGCAAGGTTCAATGCCAAATTCGGTTCCCAATGTGACAAGGATGTGTTGAAGTCTCGGTATTCTAGTTTGTGGAAGCAGTTCCATGATGTCAAGAACATTCTTTGTCATGCTGGTTTTTCATGGGATGCTGCAAGGCAAATGGTGGTGGCTGATGATGTTTTTTGGGATGAGTACCTCAAGACTCAAACTGATGCAAGATGTTACAGGACAAAACCAGTGCTGAATTTTGATGATTTGTGTGTGATATATAGtcatacaagtgctgatggaAGGTATAGTTTATCAAGCCATGATGCATGTGTTAATTCTGAAGTTCAAAGAG GTGATGGAATGGGAAGCAATGCTGTATTGAATAGTGGTCTGAGAACAGATTGGAGTGCTTCAATGGACCAGTATTTTATAGAGCTTTTGCTTGATCAACTGAGCAGGGGCAACATAATCAATCATCAGTTCAGTAAAAAGGCTTGGACAGATATGCTTGACATGTTTAAGGCTAAATTTGGCTCTCACTTTTGTAAGAGGATTTTGAAGAATCGACTGAAGAAACTGTTGAAGTATTACTGCGACATAACAAACCTTTTAAAACAAGGATTTTTATGGGATGATCAACAACAAATGATTGCTGCTGATGAAAGTGTCTGGGATGCTTATGTCAAG GCACATCCACATGCACGAACATATAGATTGAAAATTTTGCCAAACTATCGTGatttagaattaatattcagaAATGTATCTGATGATGAGATCAGTAATTTGCATCAGGAACAAAATCATGACGTGACATCAGGAAAAAAGGCTG GTGAAGGAAAAGGATGCCGCAATCCTAGTGGATCTGATCGTACTAGAACATATTGGACACCACCAATGGATCAATGCCTTATTGACTTGTTATTAAAGCAGGTCAAAAGTGGAAACAGGCTTGGGCAGACATTCATTACCCAGGCTTGGAATGACATGATTACCTCAttcaatgcacaattcaaatCTCAATGTGACAAAGAAGTTCTGAAGAATCGTTACAAACATTTGAGGAAACAGTTTAATGATGTGAACAATCTTCTTCAGCAGAGTGGGTTCTCATGGGATGATAAGAGAGAAATAGTTGCTGCACAGGATCATGTTTGGCATGCTTATATAAAG GTACATCCTGAAGCTCGATCACTAAGAGTTAAAACTTTGCCAGGCTATCGCAAACTGTGTGTTATATTTGGAGAGGAATGCTCTGGTACAAGATATATCCAGTTATCGCGCAATGCAGACCCCAGTTGTGAAATGCCAATGTCGATAGCAG GTGAACAGAAAAATAGCACTCCTCATGGTGTTTGTGGTGCTGCTTCTACAATAGATTGGACGGAATCAAAGGAATGCTGTTTTATTGACCTTATGATTGAGCAAGTAAATAGAAGAAATATGATTGGAAACTTGTTCAATGAGCAAGCTTGGACTCATATGACTGAAGCATTTTGCGCTAAATTCGGACATCAGTATGACAAGCAGTTTCTAGTGGATCAATATCTCTGCTTGATGAAACTACATGATGACATTGGCGATCTTCTCAGTCATGATGGATTTGCATGGGATGAAACCCTACAAATTATAGTTGCCGAAAATGATACATGGGATGCATACATTAAG GATCACCCAGATGCCATCTCATATAGAAACAGGATTTTGTATCTTTACAATGATCTGTGCAAGGTATTTGGAAACATTGTGTCAGATGCGAGAGTGAGTTCTCAGGAGCAACTTCACCTGATGGATGCAAATGACATTGCCATTGAAATGGATATGGATGGAAACTTGGTTGTGAGTGACAACACTGAAATATTAAGTCAAGATAGAAGAGTTTCAAATGATGAAATGGATATGGTTGGAATATCAGGGAATTTGAATGTGACTAGTAACAATGGAATATCAAACCAAGATACAGAAAGGCCAAGGGAAATGGATATAAATGGAAGATCTGGAGATTTGGCTGTGACtggaaaaagaaacaaaatggaTACAAATGGATTGTGTCGAAAACCACAGCATGTTAAGAAAAGGCCGAGGGCAAAGGCAACGGACTCTAGACCtcccaagaagaacatgagagTAAAAGAAGCATTGTCTGAGATGGCAAGTGCTGTGAAGTCATTGATGAACAACAAAGAGAGAAACGACTGTAATTCCCCATTGGAGAATGCTTTGAGTGAACTTCAAGCTATGCCTGACATCGATGACGAGCTGGTAATGGATGCATGTGATCTATTGGAGGATGAGAGAATGGCCAAGATATTTCTAGCCTTGGATATCTCTttgaggaagaagtggttgctTAGAAAGCTTCGTCAGTAA
- the LOC130957475 gene encoding serine/threonine-protein phosphatase 7 long form homolog — MVENHLRATGFYHVARIGVIRGFHPMLAALVERWRPETHSFVLPIGEVTVTLEDVAHIFGLPIDGEPVSGWTDSSSEFVQSQGIAIFGREPSVSHNAKSYIKLAWVRRIRDAEPLDTEESIRRYIHTYSWGSACLAHLYRALCRASRYDTKEMDGPLNLLFVWAWERMPCLAPVPRQTLPPAEIPVARRWSHSERTTAWLSKTVETFRHDIDYMEEVNSYILAVPFFNPLLLGF, encoded by the exons ATGGTGGAGAACCACTTACGCGCCACAGGATTCTACCACGTGGCCAGAATTGGAGTCATAAGAGGATTTCACCCCATGTTAGCTGCTCTGGTTGAAAGGTGGAGGCCTGAAACCCATAGCTTTGTATTGCCAATTGGTGAGGTTACAGTGACATTAGAGGACGTCGCTCATATATTCGGCCTACCCATTGATGGAGAGCCTGTCAGTGGATGGACAGATAGTAGCAGCGAGTTTGTTCAAAGTCAGGGCATAGCGATATTCGGTCGTGAGCCATCAGTCAGTCATAATGCGAAGTCCTATATCAAGTTGGCTTGGGTTCGACGTATTAGAGATGCAGAGCCGTTGGATACTGAGGAGTCCATCAGGAGATAC ATCCATACTTACAGTTGGGGGTCAGCTTGTCTCGCTCATCTTTACAGAGCACTATGCCGTGCATCACGATATGATACTAAGGAGATGGATGGCCCTCTGAATCTATTGTTTGTTTGGGCATGGGAGCGAATGCCGTGTCTTGCTCCCGTACCGAGACAAACCCTTCCACCCGCCGAGATACCAGTTGCCAGGAG GTGGAGTCATTCGGAACGGACTACAGCGTGGTTATCCAAGACCGTAGAGACATTCAGGCATGACATAGACTACATGGAAGAGGTAAATAGTTATATTTTAGCTGTTCCGTTTTTCAATCCATTATTGTTAGGGTTCTAA
- the LOC130954560 gene encoding probable folate-biopterin transporter 2 yields the protein MQQEEENLKDPCGEEKEGEEEEDEERKKGSVWCGCICIPVHWFKMLSREMHWSFVFGVIIVYGVSQGLGGGLSGVGTKYYMKDVQKVQPSQAQVYAGITSIPWIVKPLWGLLTDVLPILGYRRRPYFIFAGFIGVISMVLLSLHENLHIMLAILALTASSTGVAIADVTIDACVAQNSITHPSLAADMQSLCAFSSSVGALLGFSIGGIFVHLIGPMGVFGLMTIPSGLLILLGFMLDEPYMPNFAYKQVNQKFVDASKSMWTTLKKDDVWKPCLYMYLSYALSLNIFEGLFYWYTDPKAGPSFSQETVGFIFSIGSVGALLGALLYQYALKDYAFRDLLFWTQLIYALSGMVDLIMVLRLNLKFGIPDYLFVMIVDSVAQMTTRLKWMPMLVLSAKLCPSGIEGTFFALLMSIDNFGVLSSSWGGGLLLHLFKITRTEFHNLWLAILLRNILRITPLCLLFLVPKADPNSSILATSESLDSEVVIETSEMENNIELVSLVNNVDAM from the exons ATgcaacaagaagaggaaaatcTGAAGGATCCCTGtggtgaagaaaaagaaggagaagaagaagaagatgaagaaaggaagaagggTAGTGTCTGGTGTGGTTGTATCTGCATCCCTGTGCATTGGTTTAAGATGCTATCAAGGGAAATGCATTGGAGCTTTGTGTTTGGTGTGATAATAGTTTATGGAGTGAGTCAAGGACTTGGTGGAGGCCTTTCTGGTGTTGGAACAAAGTATTACATGAAAGATGTTCAGAAAGTGCAGCCATCACAAGCACAGGTTTATGCAGGAATCACTTCCATTCCTTGGATTGTTAAGCCTTTGTGGGGTCTTCTTACTGATGTTCTTCCCATTCTCGGATATCGCAGGCGACCTTATTTCATTTTTGCTG GTTTCATAGGAGTGATTAGCATGGTTCTATTATCTTTGCATGAAAACCTGCACATTATGTTGGCCATTTTGGCATTAACTGCTAGTAGTACTGGTGTGGCTATAGCTGATGTTACCATTGATGCTTGTGTGGCACAGAACAGTATCACCCATCCTTCACTGGCCGCCGACATGCAAAGTTTATGCGCCTTCAGTAGTTCTGTAGGAGCATTATTAGGATTCTCCATCGGTGGTATCTTTGTTCATCTCATAGGCCCTATG GGGGTGTTTGGTTTGATGACAATCCCTTCTGGACTTTTAATTTTGCTTGGGTTTATGCTTGATGAGCCTTATATGCCTAACTTTGCCTACAAACAG GTGAACCAAAAGTTTGTTGATGCTAGCAAGTCTATGTGGACAACATTGAAGAAGGATGATGTATGGAAGCCTTGTTTATACATGTATTTATCATATGCTTTGAGTCTGAATATCTTTGAAGGATTGTTCTATTGGTATACAGATCCAAAAGCTGGGCCATCTTTCTCTCAG GAGACAGTTGGTTTCATATTCTCAATTGGTTCAGTTGGGGCCCTTTTAGGTGCATTACTATATCAGTATGCATTAAAGGATTATGCATTCAGAGACCTCCTCTTCTGGACTCAGCTAATATATGCATTATCAGGCATGGTAGATTTGATTATGGTGTTGAGATTGAACCTCAAGTTTGGTATACCAGATTACTTGTTTGTAATGATAGTTGATAGTGTTGCTCAAATGACTACTAGACTCAAATGGATGCCCATGCTTGTACTCAGTGCAAAGCTTTGCCCTTCAGGTATTGAAGGCACATTCTTTGCATTATTAATGTCCATTGATAACTTTGGAGTGCTATCTTCTTCATGGGGTGGAGGACTTTTGCTTCACTTGTTTAAGATTACAAGAACAGAGTTTCATAATCTTTGGTTAGCTATTTTGCTGAGGAACATCTTAAGGATCACACCACTTTGCTTGCTTTTTTTGGTGCCTAAAGCTGATCCTAACTCTTCCATTCTTGCAACAAGTGAAAGCTTGGATTCAGAAGTGGTTATTGAAACTTCTGAAATGGAGAATAATATTGAATTGGTTTCACTTGTGAACAATGTTGATGCCATGTAG